A single region of the Candidatus Glassbacteria bacterium genome encodes:
- a CDS encoding GAF domain-containing protein produces the protein MKNRGDISQLNLGAALEQLEQLCRSFDRVPGPHSVFPSALAVAGKICGQVTLQGYLYDTGSGTLEPSGEEQGQPLKPLTLPNHLFKTLSGENRRLAWEPFELDSLGQSHPWWRFYELNRKAIEANRIAAFFPLTSAREVLGLVALERSDWQRLGELNLIKLLKLAVSQIALGLSHLELVNTVRRTSFQSRLKALELETLQDVGAAFSGSLDLDQLTGDLLVRLISILNINRAALLLDRAPDRGGDGGDFRPEVVESFGFEEVGDDLAGLLKHCGDASANLLQNSPTVINDPSLASTLGCRNLMVVPVQYKGQLLGAILVGDKESRSEENPSFDDDDLKLLSSMAGQAGAAISNARLYSDVLRMKNFNENILTSIASGVITTDGTGRVASFNESASRIFALPAVNAIGKPLRELLTGMNLEDLAEELSEVTRTGESFQEMNITGKDFNGVQVVLNLSATPFSGSGDAESQGKSEGLVVSVENISEGARVKDTLRRYVSSNVVDMVLEEGYELVLGGKLCEVTVLFADIRGFTSLSERQSPQDVVELLNSYFDLIIDVVFRYNGTVDKIVGDEIMVLFGAPFQLDDDTERAVRCAGEMLKTLEDFNRQRETGGLSPLSIGIGLNRGNVISGNIGSSKHMDYTVIGDAVNLASRLVDRAEPGQILLTRSVADSLDSGFACRRIGEISVRGKQKPVEVFEIAGDKE, from the coding sequence ATGAAAAACCGGGGCGACATAAGCCAACTGAACCTGGGCGCCGCCCTCGAGCAGCTCGAGCAGCTCTGCCGCTCGTTCGACAGGGTGCCCGGACCGCACTCCGTCTTCCCGTCGGCCCTGGCAGTCGCCGGGAAAATCTGCGGACAGGTAACCCTGCAGGGTTACCTGTATGATACGGGCAGCGGCACGCTCGAGCCGTCCGGCGAGGAGCAAGGCCAGCCGCTGAAGCCACTGACCCTGCCGAATCATCTTTTTAAAACCCTCTCGGGCGAAAACAGGCGGCTGGCCTGGGAGCCGTTCGAGCTGGACAGCCTGGGCCAGTCGCACCCGTGGTGGAGGTTCTACGAACTAAACCGCAAGGCAATCGAGGCCAACCGGATCGCGGCGTTCTTCCCGCTCACCTCGGCCCGGGAAGTCCTGGGCCTGGTGGCTCTGGAACGCTCCGACTGGCAGCGTCTCGGGGAGCTCAACCTGATTAAGCTGCTTAAGCTGGCGGTTTCACAGATTGCGCTGGGGCTGTCGCATCTGGAGCTGGTGAACACGGTCCGCCGCACGAGTTTCCAGAGCAGGCTCAAGGCTCTTGAGTTGGAAACCTTACAGGATGTCGGCGCGGCGTTTTCCGGCAGCCTCGACCTCGACCAGCTCACCGGAGACCTGCTGGTCCGGCTGATCTCGATCCTGAATATCAACCGCGCGGCGTTGCTGCTGGACCGTGCGCCGGACCGGGGCGGCGATGGCGGGGATTTCCGGCCGGAGGTGGTCGAGAGTTTCGGTTTCGAGGAAGTCGGCGATGACCTGGCCGGCCTGCTGAAACACTGCGGAGACGCCTCGGCGAATCTGTTGCAGAATTCCCCGACCGTGATCAACGATCCCTCGCTGGCCTCCACCCTGGGCTGCCGCAACCTGATGGTTGTGCCGGTCCAGTACAAGGGACAGCTGCTGGGCGCGATCCTGGTCGGCGACAAGGAGAGCCGCAGCGAGGAAAATCCCTCGTTCGATGACGACGACCTGAAGCTGCTGAGCTCGATGGCAGGCCAGGCGGGGGCCGCGATTTCCAATGCCCGGTTGTACAGCGACGTGCTGCGGATGAAAAACTTCAACGAGAATATCCTGACCAGCATCGCCAGCGGCGTGATCACTACCGACGGCACGGGACGGGTGGCGAGCTTCAACGAATCCGCCTCGAGGATATTCGCCCTGCCGGCGGTCAATGCCATCGGCAAGCCGTTGCGCGAGCTGTTGACGGGTATGAACCTGGAGGACCTGGCCGAGGAGCTTTCCGAGGTGACCCGGACCGGAGAATCGTTCCAGGAAATGAATATCACGGGTAAAGATTTCAACGGGGTCCAGGTTGTGCTCAACCTGAGCGCGACCCCGTTCAGCGGAAGCGGTGATGCCGAGTCACAGGGCAAAAGCGAGGGACTGGTGGTTTCGGTGGAGAATATCAGCGAGGGAGCCAGGGTCAAGGACACGCTGCGGCGCTACGTGAGCTCGAACGTGGTGGACATGGTGCTGGAAGAGGGTTATGAGCTTGTGCTGGGCGGCAAGCTCTGCGAGGTTACGGTCCTGTTCGCCGACATTCGTGGATTCACAAGCCTCAGCGAACGCCAGAGCCCACAGGATGTGGTCGAGTTGCTGAACAGTTATTTCGACTTGATAATCGATGTGGTTTTCCGCTACAATGGAACAGTTGACAAAATTGTCGGAGATGAGATAATGGTCCTGTTCGGCGCTCCGTTCCAGCTCGACGACGATACAGAGCGGGCGGTACGCTGCGCCGGGGAAATGCTGAAAACCCTGGAAGATTTCAACAGGCAGCGTGAAACCGGCGGCCTGTCGCCGCTGAGTATCGGGATCGGCCTTAACAGGGGCAACGTTATCAGCGGGAATATCGGCTCGTCCAAACACATGGACTATACGGTTATCGGCGATGCG